CTAAAAGATGCGCAAAAAGATGCGATGAGAGCCAAAGACAAACAACGTCTTAACCCTATTCGCATGGTACTTGCCGCAATTAAGCAACGTGAAATTGACGAGCAAATAACACTAGACGACGCAGGTATTACCTCCGTTATAGTGAAGCTTGTTAAACAACGTCGTGATTCTTACACTCAGTACAAAGATGCTGGACGTGAAGATTTAGCCGAAATTGAAGCCAATGAGATCACCGCACTAGAAACTTTTTTACCTCAACAATTGAGTGAAGAAGAAATAGTAGCGCTTATTGATGCGGCTATTGCTGATACTAATGCAGCAGGTATGCAAGACATGGGTAAAGTAATGGGTATAATCAAAAGCAAAGCCGAAGGACGTGCCGATATGGGCAAGCTTTCTGGTTTAATTAAGCAACGATTAACAGCCTAATACTCCCACATACATAAAGTATGATTAAAGCAAACCGAGCCTAGTGCTCGGTTTCTTCGTTTATGGAGCAATAAATCTGCTTTTACAAACGCAAAAATTACAACATACCGTTATTCTATATGAATTATTAGTACGCTAATTTAATACGATAGAATGAACATGTTTTTAATAAAATTGGTATAAATACGCACATTGTGTTGAAATTACTACTCATCAATTGTTAGGACTACTTACAGAGCATGGCTGGAAAGATCCCACGAAATTTTATTGACGATTTACTCGCCAGAACAGATATTGTAGAGCTAATAGACTCAAAGGTTGGTCTTAAAAAAGCCGGTAAAGACTACCAAGCTTGCTGCCCTTTCCATAATGAAAAATCCCCTTCTTTTACTGTTTCTCAAGACAAACAGTTTTATCATTGCTTTGGCTGTGGGGCGAATGGCAACGCAATTTCGTTCGTTATGGAATATGACAAACTCGAATTTGTTGATGCCATTGAAGAGTTAGCAAGTTTACTCAATTTAGATGTTCCTCGCGAAAAAGGTACTAACTCTGCACCCGAGCGAACAGCGGCGCAAAAACGTTCTGACTACGATTTAATGCTGCATACAGCGCGCTTTTATCAACACCAACTAAAGCACCATAGCAACTCTGCTGCGGTTATTGATTATGTAAAAGGGCGTGGTTTAAGCGGCGAAACAGTTAAAAAGTTTATGATTGGCTATGCGCCTAGCGAATGGGAAGCGCTTTGCCAGCAGCTTGGCCGCACAAAAGAACAAAAAGAGCAATTAGTAGAGCTAAAACTCGCTTCAGAAAAAACACCAGGCAGACAGTTCGACTTTTTCCGCGACCGCCTAATGTTTCCTATACGAGATAAGCGCGGACGTGTAATTGCGTTTGGTGGGCGTGTTATGCAAGCCGACCAAGGGCCAAAATATCTCAACTCGCCAGAGACCCGTATTTTTCATAAGGGTTTTGAACTCTATGGCCTTTACGAAGCAAAACAAGCGCATAAAAAACTTGAGCATGTACTCATTGTTGAAGGTTACATGGACGTGGTTGCGCTTGCTGAGCAAGGAATAGAATACGCTGTGGCGGCTCTTGGTACAGCGACTACAAGTGAGCATATGCACACCTTATTTAGAACCACCGACAAAGTAGTGTGCTGTTATGATGGCGACAGGGCTGGGCGCGATGCTGCTTGGCGAGCGCTTGAAAATGCCTTGCCATATTTAACTGATGGCAAAGCACTGCATTTTGTATTTTTACCTGATGGCGAAGACCCAGACTCACTAGTACAACAAGAAGGCAAAGCACAATTTGAACAACGCCTAGCCCAAGCAGATGACTTCACTAAAGTACTGTTTAATAAACTTAGCCAAGAAGTAGATTTAACACTCGACTCTGGTAAAGCTAAATTATTGAGTGCCGCATTGCCGCTAATTGAGAAAATTCCGAGTGAGTTTTATCAAGAGAACATTTTAGAGCAATTAGGTCGTTTAATTGGCCGAACCCGAGAGCAATTAAACAGCCGATTAAAAACCCCTAAACAGCAACAAGCGGTTGAACGTAAATTTAAAATTACCCCTATGCGTCAAGCTATTGGTATTTTAATTCAGCATCCTCAATTAGCTAAAAGCGTGCCTTACTTGCCTGAGCTTGCTCAAATGAACATAGCCGGCATAGGTTTGTTATTGCGCTTACAAGAGCGTGCACTGCAAAAAGACAATGCAAACACCGCGGTTTTGCTTGAATCATTCAGAGACAGTGATGATTATGAGCCACTTGTAAAGCTTGCCACGTGGCAGCACCAAATAAGTGACGAGCGTTTAGAAACTGTTTTTCAAAATACTTTTAAATTTATTGAAGATCAGTGTTTAAATTATCGACTAGAGACCCTATTAATAAAGGACAAGACACAGGGCTTAACAAGTGATGAAAAACTCGAATGTCATTTACTTATGACAGCGCTAAAAGCGAGTAACAGCTAGTCAGACTTGATTTAAACTGTTATACTGTGCTATTCACTGCGTCACATTATTAAAGTTAGCCAAAGGGCAAACTCTATGATGGCGCCTGTTGTATCAACTTATCAGAGTGGAAGAAACAATCTCTATGGATCCAACTCCTCAGTCACAATTAAAACTTCTGATTCAAAAAGGTAAAGAGCAAGGCTATTTAACTTTTGCTGAAGTAAATGATCACCTTCCACAAGACATAATCGACTCAGATCAAGTAGAAGATATCATTAGCATGATTAATGACATGGGTATCAAGGTTAGCGAAAACGCGCCTGACGCCGATGAATTAATGATGCAAGAAACCACGACAGACGAAGACGCAGCCGAAGCTGCCGCTGCAGCCCTTGCAACTGTAGAAAAAGAAATCGGCCGTACTACCGACCCAGTACGCATGTACATGCGTGAAATGGGTACTGTTGAACTTCTTACCCGTGAAGGCGAAATTGTAATCGCTAAACGTATTGAAGAAGGTATTAACCAAGTACAGATTTCTGTTGCCGAATACCCAGAAGCGATCACTTACCTACTTGAACAGTGGGATAAGTTTGAAGCAGAAGAAATGCGCTTAAGCGACATTATTTCTGGCTTTTTCGATCCTAACGAAGACGAAGCGCAAATCTCTGCAACGCACATTGGTTCTGAATTAAGTGACGAACAACTTGATGAAGACGATGAAGATGACAAAGACAGTGATGACGATGATGACGAAGAAGAAGTAGATACAGGCCCAGATCCAGAAGAAGCCCGTATTCACTTTGAAAACTTACGTGATTTATACGTTAAAGCACGTGCTACGTTTGACGAAAAAGGTCGTTCGCACCCAGATTCTCAAGCCGCTATTTTTGAAATTGGCGAGCTTTTCAGAACCTTTAAATTAGTACCAAAACAGTTTGATCGCATGGTTAATAACATGCGAGAAATGATGGACAGAGTTCGTATTCAAGAACGTCTAATCATGAAACAAGCGGTACAAATTGCTAAGCTTCCTAAGAAAACGTTTATTAAGCATTTTGCTAACAACGAAACTGACGCAGCTTGGTTAGACCTAGAAATTGCAGCTAACGAAAAACACTCAGCTAAACTTGAAGAAGTAAAACCTGAAGTTATTCGTTGCATTCAAAAGCTTTGTGTAATTGAAGAAAGCACAGGCTTAAGCATTGAGCGTATTAAAGACATTAACCGTCGTATGAGTATTGGTGAAGCTAAAGCGCGCCGTGCGAAAAAAGAGATGGTTGAAGCTAACTTACGTCTTGTAATCTCAATTGCTAAAAAATACACCAACCGTGGCTTACAATTCTTGGACTTAATCCAAGAAGGTAATATTGGTTTGATGAAAGCGGTAGATAAGTTTGAATATCGCCGTGGTTATAAGTTCTCAACTTATGCTACGTGGTGGATACGCCAAGCTATCACGCGCTCAATTGCTGACCAAGCAAGAACAATCCGTATTCCGGTACATATGATAGAAACGATTAATAAACTTAACCGTATTTCTCGTCAAATGTTACAAGAAATGGGTCGTGAGCCAAATCCAGAAGAATTAGCAGAACGCATGATGATGCCAGAGGATAAAATCCGTAAGGTACTTAAAATTGCCAAAGAGCCAATTTCTATGGAAACACCCATTGGTGATGATGAAGATTCGCACTTAGGTGACTTTATCGAAGATACCACTATTGATTCGCCAATCGACTCGGCAACAATGGAATCTCTTCGTGGCGCAACTAACGATGTACTAGCAGGCCTTACAGCACGTGAAGCTAAAGTACTACGTATGCGTTTTGGTATTGATATGAATACCGACCACACCTTAGAAGAAGTAGGCAAACAGTTTGACGTAACACGTGAGCGTATTCGTCAAATAGAAGCGAAAGCGCTGCGTAAATTACGCCACCCTTCTCGCTCTGATTTACTAAAAAGCTTTTTAGACGCTAAGTAATTTAGCGCTTTGTATAAACTAAAAAGGCCGCTGTAGCGGCCTTTTTTCTATTTCAAGGAAATAAACATGGCTTGGATCCAAATCCGTATCAATGCCAATGCAGCAACAGCTGACGCTGTAAGTGACTTATTAATGGAAGCTGGCAGCGCATCAGTTACCTTTATTGACGCAAAGGACACACCAATATACGAGCCTAAAATTGGCACTGTAGAATTTTGGGCTGATACCACCGTAATTGGCTTATTTGAAGCCAATCACGATATGAATGCCGTAATTGCCTTACTAAAACGCCACGATGAAATTAAAGACTCACTAGTATATAAAATCGAGCAGCTAGAAGACAAAGACTGGGAACGTGAGTGGATGGATAACTTCCACCCAATCCAATTTGGCGAAAAACTATGGATTTGCCCAAGCTGGCGCGATATTCCTGACCCAGATGCAGTTAATGTGTTGCTTGATCCTGGCCTTGCATTTGGTACAGGCACCCATGCAACAACAGCTCTGTGTCTAAAGTGGCTAGAAAGCCAAGACCTAACGGGTAAAACTGTAGTCGATTTTGGTTGTGGTTCTGGCATTTTAGGGATTGCAGCTATCAAACTTGGCGCAGCGCGCATGATTGGCATTGATATTGACCCTCAAGCGCTTGAAGCTAGCTTAGATAACGCCCAACGTAATGGCGTTGCCGACAAGTTAGAAGTGTACTTACCAGAAAACCAGCCTGAGTTTACGGCCGACATTGTAGTCGCTAATATTTTAGCGCAGCCACTGCGTGAACTACACAGCGTAATTTTAGGTTTGTTAAAGCCAGGTGGCAAAATTGCTATGTCAGGTATATTAGAAGAGCAAGCTCAATCGGTCGCTGATATATACGCGCCATTTATTGCACTAGACGATATTGCCGTTGAAGGCGATTGGACTCGAGTTAGTGGCACAAAAAACAGCTAACTCTGAGCCAAAGCAATTTTAGAGTTTTAACTCAAAACTCGCATGTAAAGCCTGTATTTAACAGGCTTTACGTTTTTTTTACAGTTATAAAACTAACTCACTTTTTTTGACAAATTTATTTTTTGTTTAAATATCAAACAAATCAACCCACTTGTCATGCGGTTATCAAATGTCAATACGAAAAGGGCAAAAAAAAGTCACTTTTGTTCAATTTATAGCCTTTGATTTTTCCTAAAAAAACCGTAAACTTAGCGCCCCTTGAAAAGAGGCCTATTGAATACAGTGCGTATCGGTTCATACCAACTTGAGAATAATGTAATAGTCGCGCCAATGGCAGGTATTACAGACAGACCATTTAGACAGCTTTGCCGCCGCTTAGGTGCGGGCCTTGCCGTGTCTGAAATGCTATCGTCAAACCCGAAGGTTTGGAAAACTGAAAAATCGATGAACCGTATGGATCACAGCGGTGAATCGGGTATACGTGCGGTGCAAATTGCAGGAGCTGATCCTGAGCTTATGGCGCAGGCCGCACAATTCAATGTTGCTAACGGTGCACAGATCATAGATATCAATATGGGGTGCCCAGCAAAAAAAGTGAACAAGAAACTCGCAGGCTCTGCCTTATTACAGTTTCCTGAACTTGTGGAAGAGATAGTTGATGCAGTCGTTAATGCTGTTGATATCCCGGTCACACTTAAAATCCGTACAGGATGGGATCAGGATAACCGTAATGGTGTAGAGATTGCGAGAATAGCTGAGCGTTATGGCATAGCGTCACTTGCCGTACATGGGCGTACACGCGCATGTATGTATAAAGGTGAAGCAGAATATGACACGATTAGGGATATAAAACGCTCAGTGTCGATACCTGTTGTTGCAAATGGTGATATTACATCACCAGAAAAAGCAAAGCAGGTTTTGGACTATACGGGTGCAGATGCCATCATGATTGGCCGAGCCGCCCAAGGTCGCCCTTGGATATTTAGGGAGATAGACCACTATTTGCGAACTGGAGAACACTTACAGCCGCCTGCTATTTCAGAGGTACGCAGTATTTTAATGGAGCATTTAGATAACCTCCATGCGTTTTACGGTGAGCCAATGGGAGCGCGAATTGCTCGCAAACATGTATCTTGGTATTTGCAAACCCATGACAGTGATGGTCAGTTTAGGCGAGTATTTAATGCGCTCGACAACCCACAGGCACAGGTTGACGCATTAAAGCAATACTTTAAAACACTAGCAGCTAACTAAGAAAGAAAGAGACTTTATAATGTTCGAACAAAACGTGACTTCTCCATTTATCACAAACCCTCATGTTCAGTCACACGAGAAACCGCAGCCATTGCGTGATGCAGTAAAAAAAGCTGTTCACCACTATTTAAAGCAGCTTAACGGTCAAGATGTGCAAGACGTTTACGACCTTGTTCTTTCAGAGCTAGAAGCGCCATTACTTGAAGAAGTAATGACATACACACGTGGTAACCAAACTCGTGCGGCAATTTTACTAGGTATCAACCGTGGTACTTTACGTAAAAAGCTTAAAAAATACGGCATGAACTAATATGCTGGCTGTGAGTTATCGCAGCTAATTATTAAAAAAGCACCTTTGGGTGCTTTTTTTATGCCTGCAATTTATTAACCAAATTGCAAAATGCTCACGCTTATTGGCGCTTTATGAGTCGTTTTTTGAGTAGTAATCAGTTAAAATGCCCGCTTCTAAGCTAGCTCATTAACTGAGGAAATCAAACTACAATGGATACTCATCGTCCCATTCGTCGCGCACTGTTAAGTGTGTCTGATAAAACCGGTATTGTTGAATTTGCCCGCGCACTAGAAGCGCAAGGTGTAGATATTTTATCAACTGGCGGTACCTGTAAACTCCTTGCTGATAACGGCATAAAAGTGACTGAAGTGTCAGATCACACAGGTCATCCTGAAATCATGGATGGTCGCGTAAAAACCCTTCACCCTAAAATTCACGGCGGCATTTTAGCTCGTCGCGGACAAGATGAAAGCGTAATGGCAGATAACAACATCTCTGCTATCGATATTGTTGTAGTTAACTTATACCCCTTTGCGAATACTGTCGCTCAAGAAAACTGCAGCCTTGAAGATGCCATTGAGAACATTGATATTGGCGGCCCAACTATGGTGCGCGCAGCCGCTAAAAACCACAAAGATGTAACGATTGTGGTAAACGCGAGCGATTACGACCGTGTTATTAGCGAAATGCAAAACAATAATGGTTCAACTACATATAAAACACGTTTTGACTTAGCCATTGCGGCTTATGAGCACACTGCTCAATACGATGGCATGATTGCTAACTACTTTGGCAAAATGGTTCCTGATTACACTGAAGAAGCCGTTGAAGACACCAAATTCCCACGTACTATCAATATGCAGTTCACTAAAAAGCAAGATATGCGTTACGGTGAAAACTCACACCAAGATGCTGCTTTTTACGTTGAAAACGATGTAAGCGAAGCATCAGTTGCAACAGCAACTCAGCTGCAAGGTAAAGCGCTTTCGTTTAATAACATTGCAGATACCGATGCCGCACTTGAGTGTGTTAAAGAATTTGATGTACCTGCGTGTGTTATTGTTAAACACGCAAACCCGTGTGGTGTTTCAATTGGCGATAACATCTTACAAGCATATGAGCGTGCATTTAAAACAGACCCAACATCAGCGTTTGGTGGCATTATTGCCTTTAACCGCGAGCTTGATGCAGCAACAGCACAAGCCATTGTTGAGCGTCAATTTGTTGAAGTGATTATTGCTCCTAGCATATCAAGCGAAGCAGCAAAAATTGTTGAAGCTAAAAAGAACGTACGTTTATTAGCGTGCGGACAATGGAGCGGAAAAGCAACTGGCCACGATATTAAACGCGTAAACGGCGGTGTTTTAGTACAAGACCGTGACCTAGGTATGGTTACCCAAGGCGACTTAAAAGTAGTGTCTAAACGCCAGCCTTCTGAGCAAGAACTTAAAGACTTACTGTTTTGCTGGAAAGTCGCTAAGTTTGTTAAATCAAACGCAATTGTATATGCCCGCGACGGTATGACTATTGGCGTAGGCGCAGGCCAAATGAGCCGTGTTTACTCAGCTAAAATAGCAGGTATTAAAGCCGCTGATGAAAACTTAGAAGTACCGGGTTCAGTTATGGCGTCGGATGCGTTTTTCCCATTCCGTGATGGTATTGATGCTGCAGCAGAAGCTGGTATTACCGCTGTAATTCAACCTGGTGGCTCAATGCGCGATGAAGAAGTTATCGCCGCAGCTGACGAAGCAGGCATGGCTATGGTGTTTACCGGCATGCGCCATTTCCGCCACTAATCACACAAAGGGTTAAACACAGCGTTTAACCCTTTTTGTTTGCAATCAATTCACGTATTCTGGTTAATCTAACACCTAATTTTTATGTTAAGGAACAAACGATGAAATTTGCACTAAAGTCACTACTTGTTGCCTCGCTTACGCTTACATCAACAATGGCGCTTAGCCATAACCATGAGTCGAGCCTTAGTCATGCAGTTCAATCAAGCGAACGTAGCGCTAAAAATAGCGCCCGTGATGAATACCGTCACCCTGAGCAAACATTGGCATTTTTTGGTTTTAAACCAACAATGACCGTTGTTGAAATTGCGCCAGGTGGTGGTTGGTACAGTGAAATTTTAGCTCCTGCTTTGAAAGAGCAAGGCTTATATTACGCTGCGCACTTTCCTAGTGATTCATCTGTAGGTTACTACCAACGTTCTCTAGCTGCCTTTAAACAAAAAGTGGCTGAAGATAAACGCTTTAGTAAAGTAGAAATTTCTGAATTTGCCCCCCTAACACACACTGATATAGCTCCAGCGGGTACAGCCGATATGGTATTAACCTTTCGCAATGTACATAACTGGTACATGGGTAAAGACACCGAAGGCGCATTAAGTGCGTTTAAGTCTTTTTACACAGCGCTAAAACCAGGTGGCACATTAGGTGTAGTTGAGCATCGCTTAGATGAAAGCCGTGCTGATGAGGATCAAAAATCAACTGGCTACATGAAGCAAAGCTACGTAGTCGACTTAGCTAAAAAAGCTGGGTTTGAACTGGTTGCAACAAGTGAGATTAACGCGAATCCAAAAGATACAGCTGATCACCCTAAAGGGGTATGGACGCTACCACCTAGCTTACGTCTTGGCGAAAAAGACGCTGACAAATACAAAGCTATTGGTGAAAGCGACCGTATGACGCTGAAATTTAAAAAACCGCTTTAAATAGGAATAGTACGCCATGAATGTATTAGTCATTGGCAGCGGCGGCCGCGAACACGCACTTGCGTTTAAGGCCGCTCAAAACAGTAAAGTTAACACCGTGTTTGTAGCGCCAGGTAATGCAGGTACTGCACTTGAGCCAAAACTAGAAAACGTAGCAATTAACGTTGAAGACCTAGATGGCTTATTAAACTTTGCACAGCAAAACAATGTGGAGCTCACCATTGTTGGTCCTGAAATACCGCTAGTTTTAGGTGTTGTAGATAAGTTCCGTGAACATAATATGGCTATATTTGGCCCAACAGCTGGCGCAGCACAGCTTGAGGGCTCTAAGTCGTTCACTAAAGACTTTTTAGCACGCCACGCTATACCAACCGCCGATTACCAAACGTTTGAACAAATTGACCCTGCCCTTGCTTATTTAAAAGAAAAAGGCGCGCCAATTGTAATTAAAGCGGATGGTTTAGCTGCAGGTAAAGGCGTTATTGTCGCAATGACAGAGCGCGAAGCTGAAGACGCTATTCGCGATATGCTTGCTGGTAATGCCTTTGGTGATGCAGGTAGCCGCGTAGTAATTGAAGAGTTTTTAGATGGCGAAGAAGCGTCGTTTATCGTAATGGTTGATGGCAAAAACGTTTTACCGTTTGCAACTAGCCAAGATCATAAACGTGCTTACAATGGTGATGCGGGTCCAAATACAGGTGGCATGGGTGCTTACTCTCCGGCGCCAGTTGTTACTGACCAAATCCACCAGCGTATTATGGACGAAGTGATCACCCCTACGGTAGAAGGTATGGCAAGTGAAGGCCACCCTTACACTGGCTTTTTATACGCAGGTTTAATGATTGATGAAACGGGCACACCCAAAGTTATTGAATATAACTGTCGTTTTGGCGACCCTGAAACACAACCTATGATGTTACGCCTTCAATCTGACTTAGTAGAGCTAATTGAAGCGGCTAACCGCGTAGAGCTTGATAAAACCACTATCGAGTTTGATCCACGTGCGGCAGTCGGTGTTGTACTTGCAGCAAAAGGCTACCCAGGTGATTACCCTAAAGGTGATGCTATTTCGGGCCTTAAGGTTAACTACCCTGCTGATGAAAAAGTATTTCATGCGGGTACTAAGCAAGAGGACGAAAATGTTGTAACCGCAGGCGGACGCGTATTATGTGCAACAGCACTTGGTAATACCGTAACCGAGGCACAGCAACGCGCATACGAACTGGTAAAACAAATTAGCTGGGAAGGTATGGAATATCGTACAGATATAGCTTACCGTGCGATTGCCCGTGAGCAGTAGCCTGTAACTAAATTATTGGTATAACCAGTTAATTTAACTAAAAAAGCGCAGTTTATCTGCGCTTTTTTAGTGCTACACTAATTAAAATGGTTTTTACAAGTGTACAACGTTGGAAACGAAAACTTTACGTTATCATGGGTTGGCAGTAGCCATACTGATTTTTATATTTTTTATAATTAACACACTAGCTTCTAACCTAGTCGTGCCGACTCGTTACACCATAGATAAAACCACTCCAGTTTACTTAGATTTTGCTTACTACATAGATGAAACTAAAGATCGCACATTAAATGATCTTATTTCTAACCCCGATTTACTCACACACCAGCCTTTAACTAATGTTCAGTGGAGCTTTCAGCAGCAAAACTATTGGTTATTTATAGATTTAGAAAATAAAAGTTTAGATGCGCAAGACATTGTTGCTCATTTTGATAACCCAATGGTTGATCATCTAAGCGTGTATCGGTTAAATAAAAAAGATGAGCTAATAGAAACATACAAGCTAGGGGATAAAGTAAAGTCACTCACCTTGTTTCAATACAGTGTACCCCATGTGCGTTTTTCACTTGAGAGTAAGTCAATTGAGCGTTTAGCCATAAAAATAGACACGACGGGTATAAGTAAAACACCTGTAAACTTATATCGCCATAAAGAGTTTGTTGATTTAGTTCGCTCGCAAACGGGAATTTGGGGAATATTTGCAGGCGTATTATTAATGGCTGCACTTTATAACTTGGTGCTTTATTTTGGTATTAAAGACCGCGTTTACTTAGTCTACATTGGCTACATAATTAGTGCACTGTGCCTAATGGGCATTGTAATGGGCTTTGGCTTTTATTTATGGCCTTTAGAGTGGCAATTGTATTTGCATGAAAAAGTGATTTTTTCGAACTACGCAATGGCCTTTTTTACGCTTTCCTTTTGCACGATGTTTTTACGCTACCACAAAGACAAATGCTGGCGCTATAAACTAAGTAAAGCGCTACTAACGTTAATATTCTTATTATCAATAACCACCCTCTTTATACCAGAGTACATTGCGGCACCTATCTTTTTTTGTGTATTAAGCCTTTTATACATTATGTGCGTTATTTTAATTTACAAAAAACTGCGCACAGGATTTCGATGGGCAAAATTTTATGTTTTTTCGTGGGTGCCGTTAATTGTAGGAGCAGCAATACAACCTTTAGAATTAACTGGTTTTTTAGATTACAGCTTTGCGATTCGTCATGCGTTTTTGGTCGCTATTTTGTGTGAAGTCATTTTAATGGCGATGGCATTAGCAGACAGAGTACGTTTTCAGCGTGAACGCGCGCTTTATCATGCAACGCACACCCAGCAAACAAAATTACTTAATAGTGCCAAGTTAAAGCAAGCATTTATGGCATTACAATCACAAGGGCGTACAACCACCTTATGTTTAATTAAAATTCGCCATTTTAACTCGCTCAATACAATTATTACCCCTTCGCAAGGCTATACCTTAATAAAGCACGTAGCTAAGCAGGTAGAGCTTGAGCTAAGCCATGAGCGCGAATTTGCTAATCTCGATATCGATTTTAATAATAGCCCGCGCTTGGCCGATTTAGGCAGCGGAGTATTTGCTTGTATTTCGACTAGAAATCAAAATCAGCACACCTTAGAAGATGCACTAGTTAAAGTTATTAATAGCCTACCAAAACAATATGAAATACAGGGCCTAAACCTACAACTTACTTATAATATTGGTATAAGTAGTGCGGGCCATAGCGACGATTTTGAATATTGGCTAAAACGTGGTTATTTAGCGCTTAAAAAAGCTAAAACGAATAATGACTTGGTGGTTAGTACAACCAACGGCAGTAATATTTTAATGGATGTAACGCTTGCTGCTAAATTACAAAACGCGATTAAAACAGATCAATTAGCATTATATTATCAACCGCAAATAGGATTAAATTTCAGCCAAGTTAATGGCGCTGAGGCACTATTACGCTGGCCAGACCCAGCATTTAACGGCGTGTCTATAGAAGA
The sequence above is drawn from the Pseudoalteromonas espejiana DSM 9414 genome and encodes:
- the dnaG gene encoding DNA primase, with product MAGKIPRNFIDDLLARTDIVELIDSKVGLKKAGKDYQACCPFHNEKSPSFTVSQDKQFYHCFGCGANGNAISFVMEYDKLEFVDAIEELASLLNLDVPREKGTNSAPERTAAQKRSDYDLMLHTARFYQHQLKHHSNSAAVIDYVKGRGLSGETVKKFMIGYAPSEWEALCQQLGRTKEQKEQLVELKLASEKTPGRQFDFFRDRLMFPIRDKRGRVIAFGGRVMQADQGPKYLNSPETRIFHKGFELYGLYEAKQAHKKLEHVLIVEGYMDVVALAEQGIEYAVAALGTATTSEHMHTLFRTTDKVVCCYDGDRAGRDAAWRALENALPYLTDGKALHFVFLPDGEDPDSLVQQEGKAQFEQRLAQADDFTKVLFNKLSQEVDLTLDSGKAKLLSAALPLIEKIPSEFYQENILEQLGRLIGRTREQLNSRLKTPKQQQAVERKFKITPMRQAIGILIQHPQLAKSVPYLPELAQMNIAGIGLLLRLQERALQKDNANTAVLLESFRDSDDYEPLVKLATWQHQISDERLETVFQNTFKFIEDQCLNYRLETLLIKDKTQGLTSDEKLECHLLMTALKASNS
- a CDS encoding GatB/YqeY domain-containing protein produces the protein MSLLITLKDAQKDAMRAKDKQRLNPIRMVLAAIKQREIDEQITLDDAGITSVIVKLVKQRRDSYTQYKDAGREDLAEIEANEITALETFLPQQLSEEEIVALIDAAIADTNAAGMQDMGKVMGIIKSKAEGRADMGKLSGLIKQRLTA
- the dusB gene encoding tRNA dihydrouridine synthase DusB, whose product is MRIGSYQLENNVIVAPMAGITDRPFRQLCRRLGAGLAVSEMLSSNPKVWKTEKSMNRMDHSGESGIRAVQIAGADPELMAQAAQFNVANGAQIIDINMGCPAKKVNKKLAGSALLQFPELVEEIVDAVVNAVDIPVTLKIRTGWDQDNRNGVEIARIAERYGIASLAVHGRTRACMYKGEAEYDTIRDIKRSVSIPVVANGDITSPEKAKQVLDYTGADAIMIGRAAQGRPWIFREIDHYLRTGEHLQPPAISEVRSILMEHLDNLHAFYGEPMGARIARKHVSWYLQTHDSDGQFRRVFNALDNPQAQVDALKQYFKTLAAN
- the prmA gene encoding 50S ribosomal protein L11 methyltransferase, with product MAWIQIRINANAATADAVSDLLMEAGSASVTFIDAKDTPIYEPKIGTVEFWADTTVIGLFEANHDMNAVIALLKRHDEIKDSLVYKIEQLEDKDWEREWMDNFHPIQFGEKLWICPSWRDIPDPDAVNVLLDPGLAFGTGTHATTALCLKWLESQDLTGKTVVDFGCGSGILGIAAIKLGAARMIGIDIDPQALEASLDNAQRNGVADKLEVYLPENQPEFTADIVVANILAQPLRELHSVILGLLKPGGKIAMSGILEEQAQSVADIYAPFIALDDIAVEGDWTRVSGTKNS
- the purH gene encoding bifunctional phosphoribosylaminoimidazolecarboxamide formyltransferase/IMP cyclohydrolase produces the protein MDTHRPIRRALLSVSDKTGIVEFARALEAQGVDILSTGGTCKLLADNGIKVTEVSDHTGHPEIMDGRVKTLHPKIHGGILARRGQDESVMADNNISAIDIVVVNLYPFANTVAQENCSLEDAIENIDIGGPTMVRAAAKNHKDVTIVVNASDYDRVISEMQNNNGSTTYKTRFDLAIAAYEHTAQYDGMIANYFGKMVPDYTEEAVEDTKFPRTINMQFTKKQDMRYGENSHQDAAFYVENDVSEASVATATQLQGKALSFNNIADTDAALECVKEFDVPACVIVKHANPCGVSIGDNILQAYERAFKTDPTSAFGGIIAFNRELDAATAQAIVERQFVEVIIAPSISSEAAKIVEAKKNVRLLACGQWSGKATGHDIKRVNGGVLVQDRDLGMVTQGDLKVVSKRQPSEQELKDLLFCWKVAKFVKSNAIVYARDGMTIGVGAGQMSRVYSAKIAGIKAADENLEVPGSVMASDAFFPFRDGIDAAAEAGITAVIQPGGSMRDEEVIAAADEAGMAMVFTGMRHFRH
- the fis gene encoding DNA-binding transcriptional regulator Fis; its protein translation is MFEQNVTSPFITNPHVQSHEKPQPLRDAVKKAVHHYLKQLNGQDVQDVYDLVLSELEAPLLEEVMTYTRGNQTRAAILLGINRGTLRKKLKKYGMN
- the rpoD gene encoding RNA polymerase sigma factor RpoD — encoded protein: MDPTPQSQLKLLIQKGKEQGYLTFAEVNDHLPQDIIDSDQVEDIISMINDMGIKVSENAPDADELMMQETTTDEDAAEAAAAALATVEKEIGRTTDPVRMYMREMGTVELLTREGEIVIAKRIEEGINQVQISVAEYPEAITYLLEQWDKFEAEEMRLSDIISGFFDPNEDEAQISATHIGSELSDEQLDEDDEDDKDSDDDDDEEEVDTGPDPEEARIHFENLRDLYVKARATFDEKGRSHPDSQAAIFEIGELFRTFKLVPKQFDRMVNNMREMMDRVRIQERLIMKQAVQIAKLPKKTFIKHFANNETDAAWLDLEIAANEKHSAKLEEVKPEVIRCIQKLCVIEESTGLSIERIKDINRRMSIGEAKARRAKKEMVEANLRLVISIAKKYTNRGLQFLDLIQEGNIGLMKAVDKFEYRRGYKFSTYATWWIRQAITRSIADQARTIRIPVHMIETINKLNRISRQMLQEMGREPNPEELAERMMMPEDKIRKVLKIAKEPISMETPIGDDEDSHLGDFIEDTTIDSPIDSATMESLRGATNDVLAGLTAREAKVLRMRFGIDMNTDHTLEEVGKQFDVTRERIRQIEAKALRKLRHPSRSDLLKSFLDAK